From one Amycolatopsis sp. FDAARGOS 1241 genomic stretch:
- a CDS encoding cysteine desulfurase-like protein, protein MAYDVNAIRKHFPALEEGAAHFDGPGGSQVPDVVGEAVATTLCSAIANRGTVTPAERRADGIVRDARQAVADLLGANPAGVVFGRSMTQVTYDFSRALAKTWQPGDEVVVTKLDHDANIRPWVQAAQARGVTVRWAEFDPQTGELPVEAVTELLTDKTRLVAVTAASNLLGTRPDVPAITANAREAGALSYVDGVHLTPHAPVDLAELGADFYACSAYKFLGPHLGLLAAAPELLETLRPDKLVPSSDTVPERFELGTLPYELLAGTTAAIDFLANLVPGEGTRRERLGKSLEALEQHERELLDRLDAGLAGLGKVVRYGAPGRRRTPTVLFSVDGAEPKAVYEHLARHHVNAPAASFYALECSRHLGLGDAGAVRAGIAPYTTAAEVDRLVSAVAEL, encoded by the coding sequence GTGGCCTACGACGTGAACGCGATCCGCAAGCACTTCCCCGCCCTCGAAGAAGGAGCCGCGCACTTCGACGGGCCCGGTGGCTCGCAGGTGCCCGACGTGGTGGGCGAGGCCGTCGCCACCACGCTGTGTTCCGCGATCGCGAACCGGGGCACCGTCACACCGGCCGAACGCCGCGCCGACGGCATCGTCCGCGACGCCCGCCAGGCAGTGGCGGACCTGCTTGGCGCGAACCCGGCGGGCGTCGTCTTCGGGCGCAGCATGACCCAGGTGACCTACGACTTCTCCCGCGCCCTCGCGAAGACCTGGCAGCCGGGCGACGAGGTCGTGGTCACCAAGCTGGACCACGACGCGAACATCCGCCCGTGGGTCCAGGCCGCGCAGGCCCGTGGCGTCACCGTCCGGTGGGCCGAGTTCGACCCGCAGACGGGCGAGCTGCCGGTCGAGGCCGTGACCGAGCTGCTCACGGACAAGACACGGCTCGTCGCCGTCACCGCGGCGTCCAACCTCCTCGGCACGCGCCCCGACGTCCCCGCCATCACGGCGAACGCGCGCGAAGCCGGCGCGCTCAGCTACGTCGACGGCGTGCACCTCACCCCGCACGCGCCCGTCGACCTGGCCGAGCTCGGCGCCGACTTCTACGCCTGCTCCGCGTACAAGTTCCTGGGCCCGCACCTCGGCTTGCTCGCCGCCGCGCCCGAACTGCTGGAGACGCTGCGCCCCGACAAGCTCGTGCCCTCCAGCGACACCGTGCCGGAGCGGTTCGAGCTCGGCACGCTCCCGTACGAACTGCTCGCCGGTACGACCGCGGCGATCGACTTCCTGGCGAACCTCGTCCCGGGTGAGGGAACCCGGCGTGAACGGCTCGGCAAGTCGCTCGAAGCCCTCGAACAGCACGAGCGGGAGCTGCTCGACCGCCTCGACGCCGGGCTCGCCGGCCTGGGCAAAGTCGTCCGCTACGGCGCGCCGGGCCGCCGGCGCACCCCGACCGTGCTGTTCTCCGTCGACGGCGCCGAGCCGAAGGCCGTGTACGAGCACCTCGCGCGCCACCACGTCAACGCTCCGGCCGCGAGCTTCTACGCGCTCGAGTGCTCACGCCACCTCGGCCTCGGCGACGCCGGCGCCGTCCGCGCGGGCATCGCTCCGTACACGACGGCGGCCGAAGTCGACCGGCTGGTCAGCGCGGTCGCTGAACTCTGA
- a CDS encoding TetR/AcrR family transcriptional regulator, whose product MPRPSVREVIVDSAVTEFHRNGFAACSVDTITRAAGVPKGSFYNHFKSKEDLGAEVVARYAASSGWRDSHGELGPLDTLRARFTVMRDVLEDNEYTRGCLIGNMGAERADHSPVIREQVGESLTHWSDSIAESIREAQAAGEVPADRDADLLGRFVLDAWEGAIIRTKVAKSAAPLDDFFAVVFGSLL is encoded by the coding sequence ATGCCTCGTCCCAGCGTCCGTGAGGTGATCGTCGACAGCGCGGTCACCGAGTTCCACCGCAACGGGTTCGCCGCGTGCTCCGTCGACACCATCACGCGGGCGGCCGGTGTGCCCAAGGGGTCGTTCTACAACCACTTCAAGAGCAAGGAAGACCTCGGCGCGGAAGTCGTCGCGCGATACGCGGCCTCCTCCGGCTGGCGGGACAGCCACGGTGAGCTCGGTCCGCTCGACACGTTGCGCGCCCGCTTCACAGTGATGCGCGACGTGCTCGAGGACAACGAATACACGCGCGGCTGCCTGATCGGCAACATGGGTGCCGAGCGCGCCGACCACAGCCCCGTCATCCGCGAGCAGGTGGGGGAGAGTCTGACGCACTGGTCGGACAGCATCGCGGAGTCCATCCGCGAAGCCCAGGCTGCCGGCGAGGTTCCCGCCGACCGCGACGCCGATCTCCTCGGCCGGTTCGTCCTGGACGCCTGGGAGGGTGCGATCATTCGCACCAAGGTGGCCAAGAGCGCCGCCCCGCTGGACGATTTCTTCGCCGTGGTCTTCGGCTCCCTGCTCTGA
- a CDS encoding peptide deformylase, which translates to MLADLVETLLAQPLPWPIVQAGDPVLRTPAAPYEGELSAAALAGLIEGMKETMHAAPGVGLAAPQVGLPVQLAVVEDRAHERPVPAEVLEARGIAPLPFRVLVNPRYTPLGAERAAFFEGCLSVSGWQAVVARPLRVRLQALDETGAAVDEELSGWPARIVQHETDHLAGMLYLDRAELRSLSTHQAVSQRWAQPTAELAAKELGFDLP; encoded by the coding sequence TTGCTCGCCGACCTGGTCGAGACCCTGCTGGCCCAGCCCCTGCCCTGGCCCATCGTCCAAGCCGGCGACCCGGTCCTGCGCACTCCCGCGGCGCCCTACGAAGGGGAGCTGAGCGCTGCCGCGCTGGCGGGCTTGATCGAAGGCATGAAGGAGACCATGCACGCCGCGCCGGGCGTCGGTCTGGCCGCTCCGCAGGTGGGTCTGCCGGTGCAGCTGGCCGTGGTCGAGGACCGCGCCCACGAACGGCCGGTACCCGCCGAGGTGCTCGAGGCGCGCGGCATCGCGCCGTTGCCGTTCCGCGTCCTTGTCAACCCGCGCTACACCCCGCTGGGTGCCGAGCGCGCCGCGTTCTTCGAGGGCTGCCTGAGCGTGAGCGGTTGGCAGGCTGTGGTGGCCCGGCCGTTGCGCGTCCGCCTGCAGGCACTGGACGAAACGGGCGCCGCCGTCGACGAAGAGCTCTCCGGCTGGCCGGCCCGCATCGTCCAGCACGAAACCGACCACCTGGCCGGCATGCTCTACCTGGACCGCGCCGAGCTGCGGTCCCTGTCCACCCACCAGGCGGTTTCCCAGCGCTGGGCCCAGCCGACGGCCGAACTCGCCGCGAAGGAGCTGGGCTTCGACCTGCCCTGA